Proteins encoded together in one Stenotrophomonas bentonitica window:
- a CDS encoding GTP-binding protein yields the protein MSLPANKLVFVGSMGAGKTTAVRAISDVEPVSTEMPMSGDAMGDKVETTVALDYSSIELDDGELLHVYGVPGQRYLDFMWPMVCEGALGVIVLVSAAHPDPVASTVELLQEFSRIAPDASLAVGVTRTDEHPALLIPEFRNALFDASHRLPVMRVDARSATQVTFLVKSLLSYRYAETK from the coding sequence ATGAGCCTGCCCGCCAACAAGCTGGTGTTCGTCGGCAGCATGGGCGCCGGCAAGACCACGGCGGTGCGTGCAATCTCCGACGTGGAGCCGGTCAGCACCGAAATGCCGATGAGCGGCGATGCGATGGGCGACAAGGTGGAAACCACCGTTGCACTCGACTACAGCTCGATCGAACTGGACGACGGCGAACTGCTTCACGTGTACGGCGTGCCCGGCCAGCGCTACCTGGACTTCATGTGGCCGATGGTCTGCGAAGGCGCGCTCGGCGTGATCGTGCTGGTCAGCGCTGCACACCCTGACCCGGTGGCTTCCACGGTGGAGCTGCTGCAGGAGTTCTCGCGTATCGCACCGGACGCAAGCCTGGCGGTGGGCGTGACCCGTACGGACGAACACCCCGCCCTGCTCATTCCCGAATTCCGCAATGCGCTGTTCGACGCCAGCCACCGGCTGCCGGTCATGCGCGTGGACGCGCGCTCGGCCACGCAGGTGACCTTCCTGGTGAAGTCGCTGCTGTCGTATCGGTACGCGGAAACGAAGTGA